The Erythrobacter sp. SDW2 region GGAGCCATCTTTTCCTAGGCTCCAAGCAGCAGCCTTCCCCCCACCCAGATCGTCAGCGCCGCGGTCAGCCAACGGATAATCCGCGCCGGGAATACCTTGAGCGCCAGCAGGCTGCCGATCTGGCCGCCAACCACCACAGCCAGCATCAATGGCAAGCCGTAAGTCACCGCCTCGCCGAACACCTGCGCGCCGTTCTTGAGCAATTGCCCGACCAATCCGAACAGCGAGTTCACCAGAATGAACAGGCTAGCGGTGGCGGCAATGGCTCTGGCATTGTTCCAGCGCGTCAGATGCAGCAGCGGGGCGAGGAAGATGCCGCCGCCGATGCCGACGAGCCCCGACAGATAGCCGAGCGGCAACGCGATCACCGGCATGAACTTTGCGAGGTGAGTGGGCTCATCACCGCCCGAGCTCTGCGGCAGGAACAGCGCCAGTCCGGCCAGCACCAGGCTGGCACCGAGCAGGGTGAAGAACGCCCCCTGCCCGATGGGTGTCAACCCGCCGAGCAGAGCCGCAGGCGCAGCAACCCCGGTCAGCACCAGCGCACCCTTCCAAGGCATTACCCTGGCGCGGCCGAAGCGGATGGTGCTACCGGTCACCACGGCGATATTGCACACCAGCGACAGCACCGGCAGCAGCCTGTAATCGAACCCGTAGAGCGCTAGCAGTGCGCTGTAGGTCGAGCCGCCGCCAAAGCCGACGCTGGCATAGAGCAGCGCGGTGACGAAGAATCCGGCAACGAGGAAAACAGGCATCGCCGCTCCCTATACGCAGGCGCGCCCGGCTGCTAGCCGTTGATCGGAGCGGGAGGGGGCGATGACACCGGACGATATCGACCTTGGCGAATACTGCCGCCGAGTAGGGACAAACGGGACCACGCTGGTTGGCAGCATCACTGCCGATGCCTTTCGCAACGATCCCTTCAACCTCTGGCTGTTCGGGAACTTCGCCGGGATCCGCAACCTGTTCCAGCTGCAGGCGCGTCGGATCTATACGCCGCGCGGCTATTGCTACACGCTAGGCAACGATGGTGCATGCATGTGGATGCTGCCGGGCGGCGACGCCAGTTTTACGACCGGCGACTATTGGCGCTTTGCCCTCCCGACGATTTTTCTGTGCGGTCCGGGCGCGGTGAAGCGCGGCATCAAGACCGGCGAGGCGATGGCTGCGCGCAATCCGACATTCGAGCATGCCTACCTGTTCAGCATCGGCGTTCGGCAATCGGCACAGGGGAAGGGTCTGGGGCGCAAACTGATCCAGCCCGTGCTCGACGCCTGCGACCGAAAGGGCTTACCGGCCTATCTCGAGAATTCGAACCCGGCCAACACCGGGTTCTACAATTCTTGCGGCTTTACCCAGCTTGGCGACCCGATCATCGTCGAGCCGGGTGCGCCGCCGCTGGTGCCAATGGTCCGCACGCCCCGCGACAGCTAGCAGCGCGGCTGCACGGGGCACACGCGGGTCAGACCGCTGCGCCGTGGCAGTGCTTGTACTTGTTGCCAGAGCCGCATGGACACGGGGCGTTGCGGCTTATTTCCTGCCCGGCCCACGGATTGTCGGTCGCGCCCGCCGCCCCGCCCGGCCCGAAGGCGGCTCGCGGAGAACCTGCCAGCGATCCGAACATCTCCGGTCGTATGTCGGACCCGTCGCCATCGTTCGAGTTGTCGACGCCGCTGAGCGGATCGATATGGCCGGTGAGGAAATCCGGCAGGTCCGGCAGCGCCTGCGGCGGAGGCGGTGCGGCCAGGCGGAATTCCTTCGTCAGGAGGATGGTGGTTACATCCTCGCGAAGTTTGTCCAGCATCGATTCGAACAGGCCAAAGGCTTCCTGCTTGTATTCGTTGATCGGCTGCTTTTGCGCATAGGCGCGCAAGAACACGACTTGCCGCAGCGCATCGAGGGTGGCCAAGTGCTCTTTCCAGAAGTGGTCGAGCCGTTCGAGCAGGATGCTCTTTTCAACGCGCTTCCAGGTGCCGGGGTCGATGTTGGCAATCTTTGCCTCCATTCGCTCGTTTGCCATCGCGACAATGCGTTCTTCAAAGATTTCCGGCTCGATCGCCTCTTCCTGCATCCATTCGTCGAAGGGCGGGGTCAGGCCCAGCACTTCCTCGACCCGGGTCTTGAGCCCTTCGATGTTCCACTGCTCCGGATACGAGCCCGGCGGGCAAGCCTCGCCAACCAGCGTGTTGATCGTGTCATGGCGCATGTCGATAACGACATCGTCGACCGCCTCGCTGTCCATGATCTCGGCGCGCTGCTCGTAGATCACCTTGCGCTGGTCGTTCATCACGTCGTCGTATTCGACGACCTGCTTGCGGATGTCGTAGTTGCGGGCCTCGACCTTTTTCTGCGCGGTCTCGATGGCCTTGCTCAGCCACTTCGACCCGATCGCTTCGCCATCGGCGAGATTCGAATTCATCATCCGGGCAAACAGCGTGTCGGGCCCGAAGATACGCAGCAGGTCGTCCTCGAGGCAGAGATAGAACCGGCTGAGGCCCGGATCGCCCTGACGACCCGAACGGCCGCGCAGCTGGTTGTCGATGCGGCGGCTTTCGTGGCGTTCGGTGCCGAGCACGAACAGGCCACCCGCGGCGAGCACTTTCTCGCGTTCGGCCCTCACCTCGGCCTTGATCCGTTCGATCGCCTCTTCGCGCTCAGGGCCATCCTCCATGTCGCGCAGCTCATCATCGATGCGGAATTCGAGATTGCCGCCGAGCTGGATATCGGTCCCGCGGCCCGCCATGTTGGTGGCAATGGTCACTGCACCAAGACGGCCCGCCTGCGCCACGATATGTGCTTCGCTCTCGTGGAAGCGGGCGTTGAGCACCGCATGCTTGACGCCTTCGACATCGA contains the following coding sequences:
- a CDS encoding N-acetyltransferase, which encodes MTPDDIDLGEYCRRVGTNGTTLVGSITADAFRNDPFNLWLFGNFAGIRNLFQLQARRIYTPRGYCYTLGNDGACMWMLPGGDASFTTGDYWRFALPTIFLCGPGAVKRGIKTGEAMAARNPTFEHAYLFSIGVRQSAQGKGLGRKLIQPVLDACDRKGLPAYLENSNPANTGFYNSCGFTQLGDPIIVEPGAPPLVPMVRTPRDS
- the secA gene encoding preprotein translocase subunit SecA — encoded protein: MLNKIMKSMFGSSNDRYVRSIGKVVDQINALEEQIKSLSDDELKAQTAKFRELLAGGKTLEDILPEAFATVREASVRVLGMRHFDVQMVGGVVLHRGEIAEMRTGEGKTLVATLATYLNAIEGKGVHVVTVNDYLARRDAEWMGQLHQWLGLSVGVIVPGLNEFERREAYNSDITYGTNNEFGFDYLRDNMKHDRGQMVQRPFNFAIVDEVDSILIDEARTPLIISGPTEDKTDLYVAVDAIVKQVDPSWYEADEKTKNITWTEEGNEHIEEMLKASGLLETDNLYDVENTQVVHHLDQALKANIMFKRDIDYIVKDDKVVIIDEFTGRMMDGRRWSNGLHQAVEAKEGVKIEPENQTMASITFQNYFRMYPKLSGMTGTAATEAGEFWDIYKMNVVEIPTNVPVQRIDEEDEFYKNTDDKFQAIAKAIAEKSKIGQPVLVGTVSIEKSEKLSKFLDVEGVKHAVLNARFHESEAHIVAQAGRLGAVTIATNMAGRGTDIQLGGNLEFRIDDELRDMEDGPEREEAIERIKAEVRAEREKVLAAGGLFVLGTERHESRRIDNQLRGRSGRQGDPGLSRFYLCLEDDLLRIFGPDTLFARMMNSNLADGEAIGSKWLSKAIETAQKKVEARNYDIRKQVVEYDDVMNDQRKVIYEQRAEIMDSEAVDDVVIDMRHDTINTLVGEACPPGSYPEQWNIEGLKTRVEEVLGLTPPFDEWMQEEAIEPEIFEERIVAMANERMEAKIANIDPGTWKRVEKSILLERLDHFWKEHLATLDALRQVVFLRAYAQKQPINEYKQEAFGLFESMLDKLREDVTTILLTKEFRLAAPPPPQALPDLPDFLTGHIDPLSGVDNSNDGDGSDIRPEMFGSLAGSPRAAFGPGGAAGATDNPWAGQEISRNAPCPCGSGNKYKHCHGAAV
- a CDS encoding sulfite exporter TauE/SafE family protein; translation: MPVFLVAGFFVTALLYASVGFGGGSTYSALLALYGFDYRLLPVLSLVCNIAVVTGSTIRFGRARVMPWKGALVLTGVAAPAALLGGLTPIGQGAFFTLLGASLVLAGLALFLPQSSGGDEPTHLAKFMPVIALPLGYLSGLVGIGGGIFLAPLLHLTRWNNARAIAATASLFILVNSLFGLVGQLLKNGAQVFGEAVTYGLPLMLAVVVGGQIGSLLALKVFPARIIRWLTAALTIWVGGRLLLGA